The proteins below are encoded in one region of Gallus gallus isolate bGalGal1 chromosome 12, bGalGal1.mat.broiler.GRCg7b, whole genome shotgun sequence:
- the SYP gene encoding synaptoporin isoform X1, which yields MLFAIFAFATCGGYSGGLRLSVDCANKSESDLNIDIAFAYPFRLHQVNFDAPTCEGKRRETLSLIGDFSSSAEFFVTIAVFAFLYSLAATVVYIFFQNKYRENNRGPLIDFIVTVVFSFLWLVGSSAWAKGLSDVKIATDPDEVLLLMSACKQQSNKCLPVRSPVMSSLNTSVVFGFLNFILWAGNIWFVFKETGWHSSGQRHAADTMEKQSSGYNQGGYNQDSYGPAGGYNQPGSYGQVGDYGQPQSYGQSGPTSFANQI from the exons cTTTTTGCAATCTTTGCATTTGCAACATGCGGTGGGTACTCTGGAGGACTGCGCCTCAGTGTGGACTGTGCAAACAAGTCAGAGAGTGACCTCAACATTGACATAGCCTTTGCCTACCCGTTCAG GTTGCATCAAGTGAATTTCGATGCTCCCACTTGTGAAGGCAAGCGTCGAGAAACACTCTCCTTGATAGGGGACTTCTCCTCGTCGGCGGAGTTCTTTGTCACCATTGCAGTCTTCGCCTTCCTCTACTCGCTGGCTGCCACCGTGGTTTATATCTTCTTCCAGAACAAGTACCGTGAAAACAACAGGGGACCTCTAATT GATTTCATTGTGACAGTGGTGTTCTCCTTCTTGTGGCTAGTGGGTTCATCTGCTTGGGCTAAAGGACTGTCTGATGTAAAGATTGCCACCGACCCGGATGAAGTGCTATTGCTGATGTCAGCCTGCAAACAGCAGTCCAACAAATGCTTGCCCGTTCGCAGTCCTGTTATGTCAAGCCTGAACACTTCTGTT GTTTTTGGATTCTTGAACTTTATCCTCTGGGCAGGCAACATTTGGTTTGTGTTTAAGGAGACGGGCTGGCACTCCTCAGGCCAGCGGCACGCTGCAGACACCATGGAGAAGCAGTCCAGTGGCTACAACCAGGGTGGCTACAACCAGGACAGCTACGGGCCAGCCGGGGGCTACAACCAGCCGGGCTCCTACGGGCAGGTGGGTGACTATGGCCAGCCCCAGAGCTACGGCCAGAGCGGGCCGACCTCCTTCGCTAATCAGATTTAA
- the SYP gene encoding synaptoporin isoform X2 yields the protein MEAVDQLASAGTFRVVKEPLAFLRVLEWLFAIFAFATCGGYSGGLRLSVDCANKSESDLNIDIAFAYPFRLHQVNFDAPTCEGKRRETLSLIGDFSSSAEFFVTIAVFAFLYSLAATVVYIFFQNKYRENNRGPLIDFIVTVVFSFLWLVGSSAWAKGLSDVKIATDPDEVLLLMSACKQQSNKCLPVRSPVMSSLNTSVVFGFLNFILWAGNIWFVFKETGWHSSGQRHAADTMEKQSSGYNQGGYNQDSYGPAGGYNQPGSYGQVGDYGQPQSYGQSGPTSFANQI from the exons cTTTTTGCAATCTTTGCATTTGCAACATGCGGTGGGTACTCTGGAGGACTGCGCCTCAGTGTGGACTGTGCAAACAAGTCAGAGAGTGACCTCAACATTGACATAGCCTTTGCCTACCCGTTCAG GTTGCATCAAGTGAATTTCGATGCTCCCACTTGTGAAGGCAAGCGTCGAGAAACACTCTCCTTGATAGGGGACTTCTCCTCGTCGGCGGAGTTCTTTGTCACCATTGCAGTCTTCGCCTTCCTCTACTCGCTGGCTGCCACCGTGGTTTATATCTTCTTCCAGAACAAGTACCGTGAAAACAACAGGGGACCTCTAATT GATTTCATTGTGACAGTGGTGTTCTCCTTCTTGTGGCTAGTGGGTTCATCTGCTTGGGCTAAAGGACTGTCTGATGTAAAGATTGCCACCGACCCGGATGAAGTGCTATTGCTGATGTCAGCCTGCAAACAGCAGTCCAACAAATGCTTGCCCGTTCGCAGTCCTGTTATGTCAAGCCTGAACACTTCTGTT GTTTTTGGATTCTTGAACTTTATCCTCTGGGCAGGCAACATTTGGTTTGTGTTTAAGGAGACGGGCTGGCACTCCTCAGGCCAGCGGCACGCTGCAGACACCATGGAGAAGCAGTCCAGTGGCTACAACCAGGGTGGCTACAACCAGGACAGCTACGGGCCAGCCGGGGGCTACAACCAGCCGGGCTCCTACGGGCAGGTGGGTGACTATGGCCAGCCCCAGAGCTACGGCCAGAGCGGGCCGACCTCCTTCGCTAATCAGATTTAA
- the SYP gene encoding synaptoporin precursor, with translation MCMVIFAPLFAIFAFATCGGYSGGLRLSVDCANKSESDLNIDIAFAYPFRLHQVNFDAPTCEGKRRETLSLIGDFSSSAEFFVTIAVFAFLYSLAATVVYIFFQNKYRENNRGPLIDFIVTVVFSFLWLVGSSAWAKGLSDVKIATDPDEVLLLMSACKQQSNKCLPVRSPVMSSLNTSVVFGFLNFILWAGNIWFVFKETGWHSSGQRHAADTMEKQSSGYNQGGYNQDSYGPAGGYNQPGSYGQVGDYGQPQSYGQSGPTSFANQI, from the exons cTTTTTGCAATCTTTGCATTTGCAACATGCGGTGGGTACTCTGGAGGACTGCGCCTCAGTGTGGACTGTGCAAACAAGTCAGAGAGTGACCTCAACATTGACATAGCCTTTGCCTACCCGTTCAG GTTGCATCAAGTGAATTTCGATGCTCCCACTTGTGAAGGCAAGCGTCGAGAAACACTCTCCTTGATAGGGGACTTCTCCTCGTCGGCGGAGTTCTTTGTCACCATTGCAGTCTTCGCCTTCCTCTACTCGCTGGCTGCCACCGTGGTTTATATCTTCTTCCAGAACAAGTACCGTGAAAACAACAGGGGACCTCTAATT GATTTCATTGTGACAGTGGTGTTCTCCTTCTTGTGGCTAGTGGGTTCATCTGCTTGGGCTAAAGGACTGTCTGATGTAAAGATTGCCACCGACCCGGATGAAGTGCTATTGCTGATGTCAGCCTGCAAACAGCAGTCCAACAAATGCTTGCCCGTTCGCAGTCCTGTTATGTCAAGCCTGAACACTTCTGTT GTTTTTGGATTCTTGAACTTTATCCTCTGGGCAGGCAACATTTGGTTTGTGTTTAAGGAGACGGGCTGGCACTCCTCAGGCCAGCGGCACGCTGCAGACACCATGGAGAAGCAGTCCAGTGGCTACAACCAGGGTGGCTACAACCAGGACAGCTACGGGCCAGCCGGGGGCTACAACCAGCCGGGCTCCTACGGGCAGGTGGGTGACTATGGCCAGCCCCAGAGCTACGGCCAGAGCGGGCCGACCTCCTTCGCTAATCAGATTTAA
- the SNTN gene encoding sentan has product MCGCRASVPSTKHYSVNPAPTTRSPPAAAGMPKRIPIAKQLASIKALEKGSDLEKAFATAALVYNNSADPEGKLSKAETKSLLQTQFSRFIQGQENKPKYQEMISALDEEPEKKIDFEDFMISLVSLALLSDLLQEIKNVKSTK; this is encoded by the exons ATGTGTGGCTGCAGAGCCAGCGTCCCCAGCACCAAACACTACTCTGTCAACCCTGCGCCCACCACGAGGAGCCCTCCGGCTGCAGCAGGCATGCCCAAGCG CATACCTATAGCCAAGCAGCTGGCATCAATAAAAG cTCTAGAAAAAGGCTCAGACCTTGAAAAAGCTTTTGCTACTGCTGCGCTGGTGTATAACAACTCTGCTGACCCTGAGGGCAAACTCAGCAAAGCCGAAACCAAGAGCCTGCTGCAAACCCAGTTTTCAAGATTCATACAG GGCCAGGAAAACAAGCCGAAGTACCAGGAAATGATTTCTGCCCTGGATGAGGagccagagaaaaaaattgattttgaaGATTTCATGATCTCGCTGGTCAGCCTCGCTCTGCTGTCTGACCTGCTGCAGGAGATCAAAAACGTGAAATCCACAAAATGA